A single window of Paenibacillus sp. SYP-B4298 DNA harbors:
- the yhbH gene encoding sporulation protein YhbH, with the protein MAEPLFIVSREDWSLHRKGYEDQARHQEKVREAIKQNLPDILTDESIIMSDGRQIVKVPIRSVDEYRFVYNHNKQKHVGQGDGDSQVGDVLGVDPQTKKGPGKGQGAGDQPGDDYFETEVSMAELEDMLFEELQLPNLEDKQKEQMQAEDIVFHDIRKKGIMSNIDKKRTIMENLRRNASRGVSGISGISPDDLRFKTWEEVVKPHSNAVVMALMDTSGSMGSFEKYVARSFFFWMTKFLRRKYEHVEIVFIAHHTEAKEVTEEEFFTRGESGGTICSSAYQKALDIIDSRYPVANWNIYPFHFSDGDNLTSDNEKCVKLIEQLMQRANLFGYGEVNQYNRSSTLMSAYKHISNKKFLYSIIREKGEVYKALKTFFAEAPAT; encoded by the coding sequence ATGGCAGAACCACTGTTCATTGTATCGCGCGAGGACTGGTCGCTGCACCGCAAGGGCTATGAGGATCAGGCTCGTCATCAGGAGAAGGTGCGGGAGGCCATCAAGCAGAATCTTCCCGATATTCTGACTGACGAGAGCATCATCATGTCCGATGGCCGTCAGATCGTCAAGGTGCCGATCAGAAGTGTCGACGAATACCGCTTCGTCTACAATCATAACAAGCAGAAGCATGTTGGCCAGGGCGATGGCGACTCCCAGGTCGGCGACGTGCTCGGCGTCGACCCCCAGACGAAGAAAGGCCCCGGCAAGGGCCAGGGCGCAGGCGACCAGCCCGGCGACGACTACTTCGAGACCGAAGTCAGTATGGCCGAGCTGGAGGATATGCTGTTCGAGGAGCTGCAACTGCCCAACCTGGAAGACAAGCAGAAGGAGCAGATGCAGGCCGAGGACATCGTCTTCCACGACATTCGCAAGAAAGGAATCATGTCCAACATCGATAAGAAACGCACGATCATGGAAAATTTGCGACGCAATGCCAGCCGCGGCGTCTCCGGCATCTCCGGCATCTCCCCTGACGACCTGCGCTTCAAGACGTGGGAGGAGGTCGTCAAGCCGCATTCCAATGCCGTAGTGATGGCGCTCATGGATACATCCGGGAGCATGGGCTCCTTTGAGAAATATGTAGCCCGCAGCTTCTTCTTCTGGATGACGAAATTTTTGCGGCGCAAGTATGAGCATGTAGAAATTGTGTTCATCGCCCACCATACAGAGGCAAAGGAAGTGACCGAGGAGGAATTCTTCACACGCGGCGAGAGCGGGGGCACCATCTGCTCCTCTGCCTATCAGAAGGCGCTGGACATTATAGATAGCCGCTACCCGGTAGCGAATTGGAACATCTACCCGTTCCATTTCTCCGATGGCGACAACCTGACCTCAGACAACGAGAAATGCGTCAAGCTGATCGAGCAGTTGATGCAACGCGCCAATCTGTTCGGCTACGGGGAAGTGAACCAATATAACCGCAGCAGCACGCTCATGTCAGCCTATAAGCATATTAGCAACAAAAAGTTTCTGTACTCCATTATCCGTGAGAAAGGCGAGGTCTACAAGGCGCTCAAAACCTTCTTCGCCGAAGCTCCCGCCACGTAA
- a CDS encoding exonuclease SbcCD subunit D, with the protein MKLLHTADWHLGKLVQGVYMTEDQRYVLEQLVDVVKAERPDAVIIAGDLYDRAIPPTEAVELLNELLERLVIELNTPVLAIAGNHDSPDRIAFGTRMMQRQGLYLSGQLQAEVEPVVLRDPAGEVHLYLVPYADPAQVRHVLGDDSIRTHDDAMRAVVERIGQRLKPQARHVLIGHAFVTPGGEPMANTSESERPLSIGGAEHVRAEYFAPFHYTALGHLHQAHYVGSERIRYAGSPLKYSISEEKHNKGYYMVELGPKGEVQVEKRELAPRRDLRRITATLEELERHSRCDDYVFVTLLSDHPVLFPMEKVRAIYPNALHVERRAASQMTAAERMQPPAERRTADPVELFGHFYAEVKGVALDREKQQLFAEAFAKVLREDGGAV; encoded by the coding sequence ATGAAATTGTTGCATACTGCCGACTGGCATCTAGGCAAGCTGGTGCAGGGTGTCTATATGACGGAGGACCAACGGTATGTGTTGGAGCAGCTCGTGGATGTGGTGAAGGCGGAACGGCCAGATGCAGTCATTATCGCAGGCGATCTGTATGATCGGGCGATACCGCCGACAGAGGCGGTGGAGCTGCTGAATGAGCTGCTGGAGCGGCTCGTCATCGAGCTGAATACGCCGGTGCTCGCCATTGCGGGCAATCATGACAGCCCGGACCGGATTGCCTTCGGCACACGGATGATGCAGCGGCAGGGACTCTACCTGTCCGGCCAGTTGCAGGCAGAGGTGGAGCCCGTCGTGCTGCGCGATCCGGCGGGCGAGGTGCATCTCTATCTGGTGCCTTACGCCGATCCGGCGCAGGTGCGTCATGTGCTCGGCGATGATTCGATCCGCACTCACGATGACGCGATGCGGGCGGTGGTGGAGCGGATCGGGCAGCGGTTGAAGCCGCAGGCGCGCCATGTGCTGATTGGACATGCCTTCGTTACGCCAGGCGGCGAGCCAATGGCGAACACGAGTGAGTCGGAGCGGCCGCTGTCGATCGGCGGGGCGGAGCATGTGCGTGCGGAATATTTTGCTCCGTTTCATTATACGGCTCTCGGTCATCTCCATCAGGCGCATTACGTAGGATCGGAGCGTATCCGCTATGCCGGGTCGCCACTGAAATATTCGATCTCGGAGGAAAAGCATAACAAAGGCTATTATATGGTAGAGCTGGGGCCCAAGGGCGAGGTGCAGGTGGAGAAGAGAGAGCTCGCGCCCCGCCGCGACCTGAGACGCATTACAGCTACACTGGAGGAGCTGGAGCGGCATAGCCGCTGTGACGATTATGTGTTTGTCACCCTGCTTAGCGACCATCCGGTGCTGTTCCCGATGGAGAAGGTGCGTGCCATCTATCCGAATGCGCTTCATGTGGAGCGCCGGGCAGCCAGCCAGATGACAGCCGCGGAACGTATGCAGCCGCCCGCTGAGCGGCGAACGGCAGACCCGGTGGAGCTGTTCGGTCATTTCTATGCGGAGGTCAAGGGTGTGGCGCTTGACCGGGAGAAGCAGCAGTTGTTCGCGGAGGCGTTCGCTAAGGTGCTGCGCGAGGATGGGGGTGCGGTATGA
- a CDS encoding putative bifunctional diguanylate cyclase/phosphodiesterase, giving the protein MPVTEIASRESRRMALSLSKAAWAAVAGIIVIVASWIMYADRLLAPQHAKISIVAVSIAGMIGIVLLLHRQFARDANPKQASDLSAQIAYSIITYSPFPMLILDGAGRLVTMNEATSQLFGYRKAELMSEEFHVLFSAPDKEQLAKSIELVLGGAMQQYSATIIHKTGSELEVQLVCLPLIQKNTITGAVVIGQDISDRKRNNERIRYMAYYDDMTGLPNRRMFMTHFHEVLERSGEQFVGMLYLDIDQFKLINDSFGREFGDMLLLQVAERFTRGLSGEDMGARMEGDEFAVLFVSLQSEAELLEKAQELLATLEEPFEMQGFPFHVTASIGIATNRNDPDASSIIKKADMALNRVKEKGRNDILLYSEEWNSSSLERLTLQHELRRAIQRNEFVLYYQPQYHLMTGRLIGLEALIRWQHPERGMVSPGYFIPLAEESGMIVQLGEWVLEEACRQNKLWQDAGLPAIPVSVNLSIRQFTQQNLAEKVAGVLHKTGMAPCYLELEITETMTMDVQHATQSLLELTKLGVRISIDDFGTGYSSLNYLKNLPISRLKIDRSFVRDIQQDPDDAAIVTAIIAMAHNLHMQVIAEGVETEEQLNFLKQHNCDEIQGYYWNPPLPCDRIADILAEEGRKNQEIPG; this is encoded by the coding sequence GTGCCGGTAACAGAAATCGCTTCGAGAGAGAGTCGGCGGATGGCATTATCGCTATCCAAAGCCGCTTGGGCCGCAGTTGCGGGCATCATCGTCATCGTCGCAAGCTGGATCATGTATGCGGACAGGCTTCTGGCTCCCCAGCATGCTAAGATTTCCATTGTTGCAGTAAGCATTGCAGGCATGATCGGAATCGTGCTGCTGCTGCACAGACAATTCGCTCGCGATGCCAACCCCAAGCAGGCTTCTGACTTGAGCGCCCAGATTGCGTATTCAATTATTACATACAGCCCGTTCCCGATGCTCATATTGGACGGCGCAGGCCGATTGGTCACCATGAATGAGGCCACCTCGCAACTGTTCGGCTATCGCAAGGCAGAGCTGATGAGTGAAGAATTCCACGTGTTGTTCTCGGCCCCAGACAAGGAGCAGCTCGCAAAGAGCATTGAACTGGTGCTCGGGGGCGCCATGCAGCAGTATTCGGCAACGATTATACATAAGACAGGCTCCGAGCTGGAGGTTCAACTGGTCTGCCTGCCGCTGATTCAGAAAAACACCATCACTGGAGCGGTTGTGATCGGTCAGGATATTAGCGACCGCAAGCGCAATAATGAGCGTATCCGGTATATGGCCTACTATGATGACATGACGGGGCTGCCGAACCGCCGAATGTTTATGACGCATTTCCATGAGGTGCTGGAGCGTTCAGGGGAACAGTTTGTCGGGATGCTTTACCTTGATATTGACCAGTTCAAGCTCATTAATGATTCCTTTGGCCGTGAGTTCGGAGATATGCTGCTGCTGCAGGTAGCGGAGCGGTTCACACGGGGGCTGTCTGGTGAAGATATGGGCGCGCGTATGGAGGGGGATGAATTCGCTGTGCTGTTCGTCTCGCTTCAATCGGAGGCAGAGCTGCTGGAGAAGGCGCAGGAGCTGCTTGCAACGTTGGAGGAGCCGTTCGAGATGCAGGGATTCCCATTTCATGTCACGGCCAGCATCGGCATCGCCACGAATCGCAATGACCCTGATGCCAGCAGTATCATCAAAAAAGCAGATATGGCGCTGAACCGAGTAAAGGAGAAGGGGCGCAATGATATTCTGCTCTATTCCGAGGAATGGAATAGTTCTTCGCTGGAGCGGCTGACTTTGCAGCATGAGCTGCGGCGAGCTATTCAGCGCAATGAATTTGTCTTGTATTATCAACCGCAGTACCATTTGATGACAGGTAGATTGATCGGTCTGGAGGCGCTAATTCGTTGGCAGCATCCAGAGCGCGGCATGGTGTCGCCAGGATATTTTATTCCGTTAGCAGAGGAAAGCGGTATGATCGTCCAGTTGGGAGAATGGGTGCTGGAGGAGGCATGCAGGCAAAATAAGCTTTGGCAGGATGCCGGCTTACCGGCGATCCCTGTATCCGTCAATCTGTCCATTCGTCAGTTCACACAACAGAATCTGGCGGAGAAGGTAGCGGGTGTACTTCACAAGACAGGGATGGCTCCCTGCTATCTGGAGCTGGAGATCACCGAGACGATGACGATGGACGTGCAGCATGCGACCCAATCGCTGCTCGAGCTGACCAAGCTGGGTGTGCGGATTAGCATTGATGATTTCGGGACAGGCTACAGCTCGCTCAACTATCTGAAAAATTTGCCGATCAGCCGCTTGAAGATTGATCGTTCATTTGTACGCGATATTCAGCAGGACCCGGACGATGCTGCGATCGTTACGGCTATTATTGCGATGGCACATAATCTGCATATGCAGGTAATCGCCGAGGGGGTCGAGACGGAGGAGCAGTTGAATTTTTTGAAGCAGCATAACTGTGACGAAATTCAAGGCTACTACTGGAACCCGCCGCTGCCATGTGATCGCATCGCTGATATATTAGCGGAGGAAGGCCGCAAGAATCAGGAGATACCAGGCTAG
- a CDS encoding DUF423 domain-containing protein, with product MSRFVVYGALYALLAVALGAFGAHGLEGKLSERMLENYETAVRYQMYHALGLLLVGVLSDKLGGGRLLVWSGRLLQLGILLFSGSLYVLSLTGYTKLGIVAPFGGMSFIVGWVLLMLAAWKHGQRN from the coding sequence ATGTCACGATTTGTTGTCTATGGAGCGTTGTACGCGCTGCTTGCCGTTGCGCTGGGCGCGTTCGGCGCGCATGGTCTGGAAGGCAAATTGAGCGAGCGAATGCTGGAAAATTACGAGACGGCTGTTCGCTATCAGATGTATCACGCACTGGGGCTGTTGCTGGTAGGGGTACTATCCGACAAGCTTGGGGGCGGGAGACTGCTTGTATGGTCAGGCAGATTGCTGCAGCTTGGTATCCTCCTGTTCTCTGGCAGTCTGTATGTCCTCAGCTTGACTGGCTACACGAAGCTGGGCATTGTTGCACCATTTGGCGGAATGTCCTTCATCGTTGGTTGGGTACTGCTGATGCTAGCGGCCTGGAAGCATGGACAACGAAACTGA
- a CDS encoding zinc-dependent alcohol dehydrogenase family protein, producing MIEPASHLAISYYRYGEPLDVLRLTRKRSASPGRGQLAVRMLARPINPSDLIPVRGAYAHRIALPAIAGYEGVGIVEAVGEDVPSSWLGMRVLPLRGEGTWQDVVLSPACWAVRIPSLLSDEEACQLYINPVTAWLLLTERLRLAPGALLLLNAGASSFARTAAQLAQELGIRLVCILRGSKPGEQALHKLKLREQELLQLGAWQTIISGDGLELEQELCSWNGGLGADAAIDCVGGAEAARLLSYVRCGGQAVSIGLLSGKPFTGYAEAQRRRLHYSSFHLRHWLATVSPAEWQLVFARLNELICSRRLVLPAVAASYPLSRFQDALREQAQPGRAGKLLLT from the coding sequence ATGATAGAGCCCGCCTCTCATCTCGCAATTAGCTATTATCGCTATGGCGAGCCGTTGGATGTGCTGAGATTGACGCGCAAGCGTTCGGCTTCGCCTGGCAGAGGACAACTGGCGGTGCGCATGTTAGCCCGTCCGATCAATCCGTCCGATCTGATTCCGGTTCGCGGCGCGTATGCTCACCGGATTGCACTGCCTGCAATAGCCGGATATGAAGGTGTAGGAATCGTCGAGGCGGTAGGCGAGGATGTGCCGTCATCGTGGCTCGGGATGCGTGTTCTTCCACTGCGGGGAGAAGGAACCTGGCAGGACGTTGTCCTGTCCCCTGCCTGCTGGGCGGTGCGCATCCCTTCGTTGTTAAGCGATGAGGAGGCTTGTCAGCTATACATTAACCCGGTCACTGCATGGCTGCTGTTAACCGAGCGGTTGCGGCTGGCTCCGGGAGCGCTGCTCCTGCTCAATGCCGGCGCCTCGTCCTTCGCCAGAACGGCGGCGCAGTTGGCCCAGGAGCTAGGCATTCGGCTCGTATGCATCCTGCGCGGCAGCAAGCCAGGCGAACAGGCGTTGCATAAGCTGAAGCTGCGCGAGCAGGAGCTGCTTCAATTAGGCGCCTGGCAGACAATAATCAGTGGCGATGGCCTGGAGCTAGAGCAGGAGCTATGCAGTTGGAACGGCGGGCTCGGTGCCGATGCTGCTATCGACTGCGTTGGCGGAGCGGAGGCGGCACGTCTGCTAAGCTATGTGCGCTGCGGCGGGCAGGCCGTCAGCATCGGCCTGCTGTCCGGCAAGCCATTCACCGGGTATGCGGAAGCCCAGCGGCGGCGGCTTCACTACAGCAGCTTTCACCTCCGCCACTGGCTGGCCACGGTATCCCCGGCGGAGTGGCAGCTTGTCTTCGCCAGGCTGAATGAACTTATCTGCTCCCGCAGGCTTGTCCTGCCAGCAGTCGCAGCGAGCTACCCGCTTAGCCGCTTCCAGGACGCCCTGCGCGAGCAGGCACAGCCGGGACGAGCTGGGAAGCTGCTGTTGACCTGA
- a CDS encoding DUF1304 domain-containing protein has protein sequence MLIASIILVAIVAIEHVYILILEMFLWTKPAALRTFNLTPSFAQQTKGLAANQGLYNGFLAAGLIFGLLHPDDAFGRQLQLFFLICVLVAAIFGALTSNKSILLKQGLPAALALICVLLT, from the coding sequence ATGCTGATAGCAAGCATAATTCTCGTCGCCATCGTCGCGATTGAGCATGTATATATTCTCATATTGGAGATGTTCCTGTGGACCAAGCCGGCAGCGCTCCGCACCTTCAATCTGACCCCCTCCTTCGCCCAGCAGACGAAGGGACTGGCAGCGAATCAAGGACTGTACAACGGCTTTCTCGCTGCAGGCTTAATCTTTGGACTGCTCCATCCAGATGACGCCTTCGGCCGCCAGTTGCAGTTGTTCTTCCTGATCTGTGTGCTGGTCGCTGCGATCTTCGGCGCATTGACCTCCAATAAGTCCATCCTGCTGAAGCAGGGGCTTCCGGCGGCGCTCGCGCTTATCTGTGTATTGTTGACTTAA
- a CDS encoding AAA family ATPase, translating into MRPLALTMKAFGPYRDTETIDFRQLGQHRLFVISGNTGAGKTTIFDAICYALYGSASGEDRSDPRMLRSHFAREDQHTSVDFTFQTGSRIFRIFRQLAHRKGSNKSETGGKIELYELTSGEEVPAVDRFAVQEVSGRIEQLLGLNKDQFSQIVMLPQGEFRKLLTSDTENKEDILRRLFRTGLYRKLEEGFYQQTRELREQLKEGLLRLHVYAKQARETLPERADSELAVTLAQEHQSPLQLLEGLRLEQLHYEQQLYAGRERQRQLAAQLAERESELRAAAALNERFAELARKQEQQQALLLRKPEMAAQERRAADAERAARLAPYEEQATRLGQQLALRRGELEQAQRRLAAAEQAEQAARERHSREQEREPQRRQTAIELARLAEWEPAVATLAARRSELEQLQAAERAAAAQLAAQQEQLAALKQQRRERQERLAAQEKEAAALPERLRELEQARARYKLLKELLELDKRYAAYCEQAAQQERQLASAQAELDRQERSWLEGQAGLLAAHLHDGQPCPVCGSEQHPRKAEQAWQVPAREQLEQAKAVLSRAMSELSQAAAEAAAAQAGRESREAELAALGLAQRPDEAALAQAEAEGRRLRAETDRLQQVAAALSAQREELQRQERELERQDGLRERQAEAQREAAAQAERLQAQLAQELARIPAELAAPERLAAARRELAAREAGLAAAWEAAQQELAQALTQSAKERAVGEQLASQLQELEAGAREAEQRLEGELRKAGFERREHYAAALLPEAELAELQSELKHYADALAYLAQQLAELRAELAGKEEAELAGLEQELARLKAEQEAEASELVRTEQLAQTSQRLGEAIAETAAGTAELERRLEQVLDIYQMLKGDNALKISFERYILIEFLEQILVAANERLQELTGGQFSLQRSDRLEVRGKQSGLGLDVYDAYTGQNRDVKTLSGGEKFNASLCLALGMTDVIQSHQGGISIEMMFIDEGFGSLDEESLHKAIHTLVGLQQAGRMIGIISHVPELKQASPAVLEITKTREGYSRAALKLKS; encoded by the coding sequence ATGAGGCCGCTGGCGCTTACGATGAAGGCCTTCGGGCCCTACAGGGATACGGAGACGATCGATTTCCGTCAGTTGGGACAGCATCGGCTGTTCGTCATCTCCGGCAATACGGGAGCGGGCAAGACGACGATCTTCGATGCGATCTGCTATGCGCTGTACGGCTCGGCAAGCGGCGAGGATCGCTCGGACCCGCGGATGCTGCGCAGTCACTTCGCACGGGAGGATCAGCATACATCGGTGGACTTCACCTTCCAGACCGGGAGCCGTATCTTCCGCATCTTCCGTCAGTTGGCGCATCGCAAGGGCAGCAACAAGAGCGAGACGGGAGGCAAAATCGAGCTGTATGAGCTGACCTCGGGCGAGGAGGTACCGGCAGTTGACCGCTTCGCTGTACAGGAGGTATCTGGCCGGATCGAGCAACTGCTCGGGCTGAACAAGGATCAGTTCAGCCAGATCGTCATGCTGCCGCAGGGCGAGTTCCGCAAGCTGCTGACCTCGGACACGGAGAATAAGGAGGATATATTGCGGAGGTTATTCCGCACAGGGCTGTACCGCAAGCTGGAGGAGGGGTTCTACCAGCAGACCCGCGAGTTGCGCGAGCAGTTGAAGGAAGGGCTGCTCCGCCTGCATGTCTATGCCAAGCAGGCGCGGGAGACGCTGCCGGAGCGCGCGGACAGCGAGCTGGCTGTTACGCTGGCACAGGAGCATCAGAGCCCGCTGCAGCTTCTGGAGGGTCTGCGGCTGGAGCAACTGCATTATGAGCAGCAGCTCTACGCGGGACGCGAGCGCCAGCGTCAGCTTGCGGCGCAGCTTGCGGAGCGGGAGAGCGAGCTGCGCGCAGCCGCAGCGCTCAATGAGCGCTTCGCAGAGCTGGCGCGCAAGCAGGAGCAGCAGCAAGCCTTGCTGCTGCGGAAGCCTGAGATGGCGGCGCAGGAGCGGCGCGCCGCAGATGCTGAACGCGCGGCAAGGCTCGCGCCGTATGAGGAGCAGGCGACGCGGCTCGGGCAGCAGTTGGCGCTTCGGCGCGGCGAGCTGGAGCAGGCGCAGCGGCGGCTGGCAGCAGCGGAGCAGGCCGAGCAGGCGGCGCGAGAGCGCCATAGCCGCGAGCAGGAGCGGGAGCCGCAGCGGCGGCAGACCGCGATCGAGCTGGCGCGGCTCGCCGAATGGGAGCCTGCGGTGGCGACGCTCGCTGCCCGCCGCAGCGAGCTGGAGCAGCTGCAGGCGGCCGAGCGCGCCGCGGCCGCTCAGCTTGCGGCGCAGCAGGAGCAGCTTGCTGCGCTCAAGCAGCAGCGCCGCGAGCGACAGGAGCGGCTCGCGGCGCAGGAGAAGGAGGCGGCTGCGCTGCCGGAGCGCCTGCGCGAGCTGGAGCAGGCGCGCGCCCGCTACAAGCTGCTCAAGGAGCTGCTGGAGCTGGACAAGCGCTATGCGGCCTACTGCGAGCAGGCGGCGCAGCAGGAGCGCCAGCTTGCTTCCGCGCAGGCGGAGCTTGACCGGCAGGAGCGGAGCTGGCTCGAGGGGCAGGCTGGCCTGCTGGCTGCCCATCTGCATGACGGCCAGCCCTGCCCGGTCTGCGGCAGCGAGCAGCATCCGCGCAAGGCGGAGCAGGCTTGGCAGGTGCCGGCGCGCGAGCAGTTGGAGCAGGCGAAGGCGGTGCTGAGCCGCGCCATGAGCGAGCTGAGCCAGGCCGCTGCGGAGGCGGCTGCCGCTCAGGCCGGGCGCGAGAGCCGCGAGGCGGAGCTGGCCGCTCTCGGGCTGGCGCAGCGGCCGGACGAGGCGGCGCTCGCGCAGGCCGAGGCCGAGGGGCGGCGGCTGCGCGCCGAGACGGATCGGCTGCAGCAGGTCGCAGCCGCGCTCAGCGCGCAGCGCGAGGAGCTGCAGCGGCAAGAGCGCGAGCTGGAGCGGCAAGACGGGCTGCGCGAGCGCCAGGCCGAGGCGCAGCGCGAGGCTGCTGCCCAGGCGGAGCGGCTGCAGGCACAGCTCGCGCAGGAGCTGGCGCGCATCCCGGCCGAGCTCGCAGCGCCCGAGCGGCTGGCCGCAGCGCGCCGCGAGCTGGCCGCCCGCGAAGCGGGGCTGGCGGCGGCGTGGGAAGCGGCGCAGCAGGAGCTGGCGCAGGCGCTAACGCAGAGCGCCAAGGAACGCGCGGTCGGCGAGCAGCTCGCCAGCCAGCTACAGGAGCTGGAGGCAGGCGCGCGCGAGGCGGAGCAGCGGCTGGAGGGCGAGCTGCGCAAGGCGGGCTTCGAGCGACGGGAGCACTATGCGGCAGCGTTGCTGCCGGAGGCGGAGCTGGCCGAGCTGCAGTCGGAGCTGAAGCACTATGCGGACGCGCTCGCATATCTGGCGCAGCAGCTAGCGGAGCTGCGGGCGGAGCTCGCGGGCAAGGAGGAAGCGGAGCTAGCTGGTCTGGAGCAGGAGCTGGCACGCTTGAAGGCCGAGCAGGAGGCGGAAGCATCGGAGCTAGTCCGCACCGAGCAGCTCGCGCAGACTTCGCAGCGGCTGGGTGAAGCGATCGCGGAGACGGCGGCAGGAACGGCGGAGCTGGAGCGCCGGCTGGAGCAGGTGCTCGATATATACCAGATGCTCAAGGGGGATAACGCGCTGAAAATTTCCTTCGAGCGCTATATTCTGATCGAATTTCTGGAGCAGATTCTGGTGGCGGCCAATGAAAGGCTGCAAGAGCTGACAGGCGGGCAATTCTCGCTGCAGCGCAGCGATCGGCTGGAGGTTCGCGGCAAGCAGAGCGGGCTGGGACTGGATGTCTATGATGCGTATACCGGTCAGAACCGCGATGTCAAGACACTCTCCGGCGGAGAGAAGTTCAATGCATCGCTCTGCCTGGCGCTGGGCATGACGGATGTGATCCAATCCCATCAAGGCGGAATATCTATTGAGATGATGTTTATTGATGAGGGGTTCGGTTCGCTGGATGAGGAATCACTGCATAAGGCTATTCATACGTTGGTCGGATTGCAGCAGGCGGGTCGGATGATCGGCATCATCTCCCATGTGCCGGAGCTGAAGCAGGCCTCGCCTGCTGTACTAGAGATAACGAAGACGCGAGAGGGCTACAGCCGCGCGGCGCTCAAGCTGAAGTCGTAA
- a CDS encoding phage holin family protein, with amino-acid sequence MDRVDIMVKTVSSVAAGIVSVFTGLFGVVFTILLGLMAVDFITGIIAAYVTEGLKSSKGYKGLLKKIYTMLLICAVLMVEMAVLKSRGVITDSISGAFCVIELISIIENGNRMGLQLGFLNKLVAVVRNKTALGEESYDSQKSGREGKGRSKGKERS; translated from the coding sequence ATGGATAGAGTTGATATTATGGTTAAGACGGTATCTAGTGTAGCAGCAGGCATTGTGTCGGTATTTACCGGATTGTTCGGGGTTGTATTTACGATATTGCTCGGCTTGATGGCTGTGGATTTTATTACAGGGATTATTGCTGCCTACGTAACTGAAGGGCTCAAGAGCTCCAAAGGCTACAAGGGATTGTTGAAAAAAATCTATACGATGCTGCTCATCTGTGCGGTGCTGATGGTGGAAATGGCTGTACTCAAGAGCAGAGGGGTGATCACAGACAGCATCTCTGGCGCGTTTTGTGTCATTGAACTGATCAGCATCATTGAGAATGGCAACCGGATGGGGCTGCAGCTTGGATTTTTGAATAAGCTTGTTGCTGTGGTGAGGAATAAGACAGCGCTTGGAGAGGAGTCATACGACAGTCAGAAGAGCGGGCGGGAAGGAAAGGGCAGAAGCAAAGGCAAGGAACGTAGTTAA
- a CDS encoding YunC family protein gives MIRMVPYTVGDITVLGVEVKLPKTTLLTLSTDRGYIMCGALDVGLLNERLKDRGIIAGRAVGVRTLDELLAAPLESVTDAAESLGITVGMKGYDALMLMA, from the coding sequence ATGATTCGGATGGTTCCGTACACTGTAGGGGACATCACTGTCCTAGGGGTGGAGGTTAAGCTGCCTAAGACGACGCTGTTGACGCTTTCTACTGATCGAGGGTATATCATGTGCGGCGCTCTCGATGTCGGGCTTCTTAACGAACGCTTGAAGGACAGAGGTATTATCGCTGGACGGGCTGTAGGCGTGCGCACACTGGATGAACTGCTGGCTGCGCCGCTGGAGTCTGTAACGGATGCAGCAGAGTCGCTCGGCATCACAGTCGGGATGAAGGGGTATGACGCGCTCATGCTGATGGCGTAG